A segment of the Gemmatimonadota bacterium genome:
GGAAGAGGTGCCCCCCGCCATACACCGTGTGCACCGGCTGCCGGCGCCCGGACTCGCCCGGATAACGGGCAGCGAAGGCGAGGTTCGCGCGCTCGAGCGGCGGCACGAGCTGCGCCGTCGCGTCAGGCGGCAGCGTCGTCTTCATTTCACGTTCTCCTCGGGGGCCCAGCGTTCGCGCCGGCGCACAAGCTGCGCGACCAGAAGTTGGCAACCGCTCAGGCGTTGTAGATCAGGCCCTTCCGCCGGCGGTACAGTTCGAGAACGGCACGGGCATCCTCGCGGCACACGTCGCGCACCACCTCGATCCCCCGCGCCGCCAGGTAAGCGTACGACTCGGGGAAGACCGGCCCTTCGTCGAACTCGAGCTTCCCCGCGTCCTCTCGGCTGGCGCCGAAAACCAGCCGCCGCACGCCGCTCCACAAGCTGGCGCCCAGACACATGGCGCACGGCTCGCAGGAGCTGGCTAGCTCGTGCGCCGGCATGCCCGCCGCCCGCAGCGTGAACGACTGCAGCCGCGCCTGCGCCATCATGAACGCTACCAGCTCTCCGTGCAGCGAGGAGTTGTGCAGCCGCACCACCAGGTTCATCCCCACCGCCACCAGCCGCCCGCTCTCCGAGTCGAAGATGGCGGCCCCGAACGGACCACCAGTCTCGTGCAGCACGTTCTGCCGCGCCAGCTCGATGGCCAACCCCAGGCGCTGCTGGTCCGTGGTGTAGATGCTGTCCCAGTCGACGTAAGCCTGCACCCAGTCCGGGTACTCGATGTGGATAGCTGGAAACTTCACGAGCTTTGCCTGGAAAATGTGTCCGAAAATGGCCAATGTCGGAGGGCCGTCTCGGGATGACAAGAGTCTCTCCCGCCGGGAACCCTTGTCAAGCCGACCACAACCCTCTTAGGGTTCCTCAGGGAATCCCTATGCCATCCAGAAATCTGCTAGCGAGCGGAATGCTCGTCCTCCTCTCCGCCTGTGCCGGCACGCGGCAGCCGGACCCGGCGTACGACCTGCTGATCCGTGGC
Coding sequences within it:
- a CDS encoding nucleoside deaminase, which translates into the protein MKFPAIHIEYPDWVQAYVDWDSIYTTDQQRLGLAIELARQNVLHETGGPFGAAIFDSESGRLVAVGMNLVVRLHNSSLHGELVAFMMAQARLQSFTLRAAGMPAHELASSCEPCAMCLGASLWSGVRRLVFGASREDAGKLEFDEGPVFPESYAYLAARGIEVVRDVCREDARAVLELYRRRKGLIYNA